In a single window of the Verrucomicrobiaceae bacterium genome:
- a CDS encoding 6-bladed beta-propeller, whose translation MNKPTRRHFIATAVLAAPFVKTFAKTAPEFHGAIIGHGTHRYRVDKLWSQADAAKTPVKDCHEMVQVPDGRLFLLTNHKQNNVLIYDVKGALLGQWTLGMSGAHGLTFHDGHLYICDTSGRVLKATLDGQIVLELPHAVKAGIYKPSEAYAPTESAVAPNGDIYVADGYGSQYVLRFDKDGKFISKFGGKSTQPTNPGKFMQAHGVAIDSRGGEPLLVVTERVRNEFNWFKLDGTHVRGVYLPGAYVSRPVIHGTNLYSGVCFGAKPNDYRMWQSRGFVTILDANDKVISNPGGHATEYENGSLKVLLQDQPVFNNCHDVCVDTQGDLYVCQWNSGNVYPYKLHREA comes from the coding sequence ATGAATAAGCCCACCCGCCGCCATTTTATCGCCACCGCCGTGCTCGCGGCTCCATTCGTGAAAACGTTCGCCAAAACCGCGCCCGAGTTTCACGGCGCGATCATCGGCCATGGCACGCATCGTTATCGCGTGGACAAGCTGTGGAGCCAGGCGGACGCGGCAAAGACGCCGGTGAAGGATTGCCATGAGATGGTGCAGGTGCCGGATGGTCGCTTGTTCCTGCTCACGAATCACAAGCAGAACAATGTGCTCATCTACGACGTGAAGGGCGCTCTGCTCGGCCAGTGGACGCTCGGCATGAGTGGTGCGCACGGATTGACCTTCCACGATGGTCATCTCTACATCTGCGATACGAGCGGGCGCGTATTGAAGGCCACACTCGATGGCCAGATCGTGCTCGAACTGCCTCACGCGGTCAAAGCAGGCATCTACAAGCCGAGCGAGGCCTATGCGCCGACCGAAAGCGCTGTGGCACCGAATGGCGACATCTACGTTGCGGATGGTTACGGCTCGCAATACGTGCTGCGCTTCGACAAGGACGGCAAATTCATCTCCAAGTTCGGCGGCAAGAGCACGCAGCCGACGAATCCGGGCAAGTTCATGCAGGCGCATGGTGTCGCCATCGACTCGCGTGGCGGCGAGCCGCTGCTCGTCGTCACCGAACGCGTCCGCAACGAGTTCAACTGGTTCAAGCTCGATGGCACGCATGTGCGCGGCGTGTATCTGCCCGGTGCCTATGTGAGCCGCCCGGTCATCCACGGCACGAATCTGTATTCCGGCGTCTGCTTTGGCGCGAAACCCAACGACTACCGCATGTGGCAGAGCCGTGGCTTTGTGACCATCCTGGACGCGAACGACAAAGTGATCTCCAACCCCGGCGGTCACGCAACCGAGTATGAAAACGGCAGCCTCAAAGTGCTGCTGCAAGACCAACCGGTTTTCAACAACTGCCACGACGTCTGCGTGGACACGCAGGGCGACCTGTATGTGTGCCAGTGGAACAGCGGAAATGTGTATCCTTACAAACTGCATCGCGAAGCGTGA
- a CDS encoding four helix bundle protein, with translation MPTMRTTTPTQNKQQKYDLEERLLDFAVDVIRFVDQMFKTEAGRHVSGQLLRSGTAPMAHHGEAQAAESNKDFVHKMRVAHKELRETVRWLKVSQRVPLTRDLEENKRLLQETDELVRIFFASIRTAQSKQK, from the coding sequence ATGCCAACGATGAGGACAACGACTCCAACTCAGAACAAACAGCAAAAGTATGATCTGGAAGAACGGTTGCTGGATTTTGCGGTCGATGTGATCCGCTTTGTGGATCAGATGTTCAAGACGGAGGCGGGGAGGCACGTAAGCGGCCAGCTTTTGCGTTCAGGAACAGCACCCATGGCACATCACGGAGAGGCTCAGGCTGCGGAGTCGAACAAGGATTTCGTTCACAAGATGCGCGTGGCTCACAAAGAACTGCGAGAAACGGTGCGCTGGCTCAAAGTGTCGCAGCGGGTGCCGCTCACGCGTGACCTTGAGGAAAACAAACGTCTGCTTCAGGAGACGGATGAGCTGGTTCGGATTTTCTTCGCCAGCATTCGGACGGCGCAGAGCAAACAGAAGTAA
- a CDS encoding DUF1501 domain-containing protein produces the protein MLEVERSRRYFLGQCTGVSVGAIALQAMGQETLGLPSLPHFAPKAKRVIFLTQSGGPSQIELFDHKPGLMQWAGKELPESVRQGQRLTTMTANQKQLILPGITKFAKCGQSGATVSEWLPHLQGVADDLCFIKSMTTDQINHAPAMTQFLTGHQLPGRPSMGAWISYGLGSVNRNLPDYLVLISKMQRPSDQPLYDHYWGSGFLPSRYQGVKLRNSKDPVLYLTDPDGLPRHLRRGMLDGLAELNQMRFEQTQDPEITTRIRQYEMAYRMQASVPELTDLSDEPDHVFEMYGPDSRRAGSYAANCILARRLAERGVRFIQLFHPDWDHHSRLPSWCTARCRDTDQPSAALIKDLKQRGLLDETLVLWGGEFGRGVAGQGKWDSPEAGRDHHPRCFTMWMAGGGIKPGTTYGATDDFSYNVAENPVHVRDLHATVMHQLGIDHERFTFRAQGLDFKLTGVEPTKVVKDILA, from the coding sequence ATGTTGGAAGTTGAACGTTCCCGAAGGTATTTCCTCGGCCAATGCACCGGCGTTTCTGTCGGCGCGATTGCGCTGCAGGCGATGGGGCAGGAAACGCTCGGCTTGCCATCGCTGCCGCATTTTGCGCCGAAGGCGAAGCGGGTCATCTTCCTCACGCAATCGGGCGGCCCGTCGCAGATCGAGCTGTTTGATCACAAGCCGGGCCTGATGCAATGGGCGGGCAAGGAACTGCCGGAAAGCGTGCGCCAGGGGCAGCGGCTCACGACGATGACGGCGAACCAGAAGCAACTCATCCTGCCGGGCATCACGAAATTTGCGAAGTGCGGCCAGAGCGGCGCGACGGTTAGCGAGTGGTTGCCGCATTTGCAGGGCGTGGCGGATGACTTGTGCTTCATCAAGTCGATGACGACCGATCAAATCAATCACGCACCGGCGATGACGCAGTTTTTGACCGGTCATCAGCTTCCCGGACGGCCGAGCATGGGCGCGTGGATCAGCTACGGCCTCGGCAGCGTGAATCGCAACCTGCCGGACTACCTCGTGCTCATCTCGAAGATGCAGCGCCCGAGCGATCAGCCGCTCTACGATCACTACTGGGGCAGTGGCTTTCTGCCCAGCCGTTATCAAGGTGTGAAGCTGCGGAACTCAAAGGACCCGGTTTTGTATCTGACCGATCCCGACGGCCTGCCGCGTCATTTGCGCCGAGGGATGCTGGATGGGCTGGCGGAGCTGAATCAGATGCGATTTGAGCAAACGCAGGACCCGGAAATCACGACACGCATCCGCCAGTATGAAATGGCCTATCGCATGCAGGCGAGCGTGCCGGAGCTGACTGACCTTAGCGACGAGCCGGATCATGTTTTCGAGATGTATGGGCCCGATTCGCGGCGTGCGGGCAGTTACGCGGCGAATTGCATCCTCGCGCGGAGGCTCGCGGAGCGCGGTGTGCGCTTCATCCAGCTTTTCCATCCCGATTGGGATCATCACAGCCGCTTGCCTAGCTGGTGCACCGCGCGTTGTCGTGACACGGATCAGCCGAGCGCGGCGCTCATCAAAGATTTGAAGCAACGCGGCCTGCTCGACGAGACGCTGGTGCTCTGGGGCGGCGAATTCGGTCGCGGTGTCGCGGGTCAAGGCAAGTGGGACAGCCCGGAGGCGGGTCGCGATCATCATCCGCGCTGCTTCACCATGTGGATGGCCGGCGGCGGCATCAAACCCGGCACCACCTACGGCGCGACGGACGACTTCAGCTACAACGTGGCCGAGAATCCGGTGCATGTGCGTGATCTGCACGCGACGGTGATGCATCAGCTCGGCATTGATCACGAGCGCTTCACCTTTCGTGCGCAGGGTCTCGACTTCAAACTCACTGGCGTGGAGCCGACGAAGGTGGTGAAGGACATCCTAGCCTGA
- a CDS encoding exo-alpha-sialidase, whose amino-acid sequence MTPRSLLAFLAFPLFAQAAAPQAKVLETKVISPQLDLYHGWPTVARRANGELWLSWSGGRESHVCPFGQVCAMTSRDDGKTWTFPRVLLDSATDDRDSGVLETAKGTLLVTTFTSLAYEDSFKKATMMAEQTDKGWVSKAMPPERFARWKAAHERLNDEERKAELGEWIIRSTDGGKTWSPRIPTVVNSPHGPIQLKDGRLLYLGKQLWTGEKKIGAAESKDDGLTWQWLSEIPTRPGDEVPKGLHELHAVEAADGTIIAQIRNHNTANKGETLQSESKDGGKTWSLPHSIGVWGLPSHLLKLRDGRLLMTYGHRRPPFGNQARLSTDNGQTWSDAMILSGDGAGGDLGYPSTVELGDGRLLTVWYEKMKEHPHAVLRQAIWKLE is encoded by the coding sequence ATGACTCCTCGATCCCTACTCGCCTTTCTTGCTTTTCCATTGTTTGCCCAGGCCGCTGCTCCGCAGGCCAAAGTGCTCGAAACGAAGGTCATCTCACCGCAGCTCGATCTCTATCACGGCTGGCCGACAGTGGCGCGGAGGGCGAATGGCGAGCTTTGGCTGTCGTGGTCCGGTGGGCGCGAATCGCATGTGTGCCCGTTTGGGCAGGTTTGCGCGATGACTTCACGCGATGATGGCAAAACGTGGACTTTCCCGCGTGTGCTGCTCGATAGCGCCACGGACGACCGCGACTCCGGTGTGCTGGAAACGGCCAAGGGCACCCTTTTGGTCACCACGTTCACTTCACTGGCCTATGAGGACAGTTTTAAAAAAGCGACGATGATGGCGGAGCAAACGGACAAAGGCTGGGTCTCGAAAGCGATGCCGCCGGAGCGTTTCGCACGCTGGAAGGCCGCGCATGAGCGTCTGAATGACGAGGAGCGAAAAGCGGAACTCGGCGAATGGATCATCCGCAGCACCGATGGAGGCAAAACGTGGTCCCCGCGCATCCCGACGGTCGTGAACAGCCCGCATGGCCCCATCCAGCTCAAGGACGGGCGCCTGCTCTACCTCGGCAAGCAGCTTTGGACCGGCGAAAAGAAGATCGGCGCGGCAGAATCCAAGGACGATGGCCTGACGTGGCAATGGCTCTCCGAAATCCCCACCCGCCCCGGTGATGAAGTGCCAAAGGGTCTGCACGAACTGCATGCCGTGGAGGCTGCGGATGGCACGATCATTGCGCAGATCCGCAATCACAACACCGCGAACAAAGGCGAGACGCTGCAAAGCGAATCCAAAGATGGCGGCAAGACCTGGAGCCTGCCGCACAGCATCGGTGTGTGGGGATTGCCCAGTCACCTGCTGAAATTGCGCGATGGACGCCTTCTCATGACCTACGGGCATCGGCGGCCACCGTTTGGCAACCAAGCCCGCCTCAGCACCGACAACGGCCAGACTTGGAGCGACGCCATGATCCTTAGCGGCGACGGCGCGGGCGGTGATCTCGGCTACCCGAGCACCGTGGAGCTCGGCGACGGCCGACTGCTCACGGTGTGGTATGAAAAGATGAAGGAGCACCCGCACGCCGTGCTACGGCAGGCGATTTGGAAGCTGGAGTGA